A window of Centropristis striata isolate RG_2023a ecotype Rhode Island chromosome 13, C.striata_1.0, whole genome shotgun sequence genomic DNA:
AATTTCATTccttttggggttttttcttgGTTATAGGCCTGcaactttcattttttatgatgGATTAACCTGTTGATTTTGATCTATAAAAAGTtcagaaaatagtcaaaaatgaccaatattCCTAGACCCATAGATGCTCAGTTCACAACTTAAAAAAAGCCGCAAAaattcacatttgagaagctaaaaacatagaattttTGGCAATTTAACTACTACTACTTGttaccaaaatgtaaaaatcaacagaaattttgtatgaaatatgttttattgaggTGTCTGATGAAACACCATTTCTTCCATAACTACCAGATATCACACACAATCAGTCACCACATTAAATGAACTCACTTTTCATGATAGTTGAAGACATAAACGGTTCCAGCAGCAGCCATGAACCACACAAACCAGCGCATGTGTGCTGCTAGTGGGCCCAGCTCACGCAGATTCAACCTGAGgagaaacaagaaaaactaTTATCAGGCCTTTCTTTAGAACTCCACTCCCTCTGAGAGCATTCTGTCCTCTGTGTGTCACTCACCAAGGTGTGTAGGAGGCAGCAATGAAGAAATAGATAACCACTCTGTCACACATGTGGAAACAGTGTTCCATGgatctgaaacaaacaaacaggtgaCTGTTTTACTCCAGGTCACAGGTGTGAAAAGCAGAGACATAATTTGCCATGTTTTTACAGGGAAAACCCCACAGGAATGTTTCCATAGAAGAGTGAATGTAATATTAGCTCTTTGACCTGGCATTGtaagaaaagcacaggtgtcTTCAGTCAGACTGGGAAacaattctttattgtttttgttcaaaTAGTTCCTGATTAAAACAGAACATCTGCCAGTTTTGGActgtattttattacatttttgtatgCCTgtcgccgttagcggcagttagctctgtagcagtacagcgtgtatgtgctgctgctgcaggaggtgttcactaaccgacctctgtttgtttacaacaagcaccgacattctgtgcacagttagcaatgtcgttaattcacaatcactatatTTATGATAAGCGGAGACTCTGCAAGCCATACTGCTttttgtcccgctactagtcaaattatatatcaaaacgtgcggtttgatcgggatcggtgtgctattacttttctctacggaatacaaattttttgcaacgtaagtcgcgaaaacctgcccaaaattttgcattgaagtgaatgggacggctgaaaaaaatgagcgaaaagagcaataattggagattttcaaacatctacttctccggcataatttcacctagagactccatttaaactttaaacaatagacacaagtcttgtgtatcggtgtattaatccacgtttcgataggtcatatagttttttatcaatccctgttcaatgacattgaaggtgtatgctgtgagttataaaaaaaatcggcATCAGCCAAAAtcagaatcggcaggtcaggctttttaaaaatcggtgattgGTGATCGGCTAGAAAATTGCAATCAGTGCACCCTTAGTTTaataacattaaacattatggaatacaaaaacttaaaatagaAAATTAAAGATAACAGCATTTATCACAGccagaaactttaaaaacagtaattactGTCAGATTCTCACATATATGAAAACATATGTGACAAATCTTAGCTTAAAAAACTTTGTCGTATTTAAGTCTTTGTTTCCATCAACCAGATGCTGTACATTAAATTATGCGCTCCTCGGCACAACTGAGAAACCATGAATGAATCAGCCGagacagtcacatgacaaaaattcagtgaactgcaggctgtttacacagagcaaagaggagaggacaagagaggttcaAAGagtggttgtaaaaatgtgaatctCAATGTGAAGgacaaaaacaccctgaaactgcttggcgTTCAGAGGcttataaaaatgattttctcTAAAACTGTTGCACtaatgaaaacagtaaaaagttcaatatcaTGAATCTGTGATAATGGCAGTGCTTTTAAAccaaagtgaaaacacacagaacaaacaCTGTAGGAAACAGGCAATAGGCAAAAAAAGGTTGAATTTCTCTCTTGGACAAATACAAACTTGCAGGATTTCTGCTGCGCAAATATGGCAACAAAAGAGGGAAGATAAGTATGTAAACACATGAAAATACCTTTGTCAACAGGGAGGTATTAATGTAGTGTTGGGACACTGAAATTCTACTCATAAAATTAAGAATTACAGACCAGCTGTTCTGTACATCAATGCTTTAGCTCTGGATATTAAAGGGAATGATCGTGTCCCTTGCTCTTTTGTCTGTGTCctcatacatgttttttttttacaacagtttATTCAGCTACATGTCAGTCTTGGTTCTCTGCCAACATGTTGGTTTCTCAGTGCACTCCTCCTCACCTCATGTGGCTCTTCTTCCAGGTGATGATATGAAACACAGTGGAGACCAGGAAGAGGGCACACAGGCCCATGCCGTACACCCAGGCAGTGATCCTCTCCCAGCCGTCGTCTGACAGACGATGCAGCAGCGCCATGCCCACGAAGGCCGGCACAATGAGGAGCTGCAGGGAGCATAAAACCATTCAAACAACATGCAGATATTCTACACTACTGAAATATTTTTAGAGCAGTAATGAGGCTGAATTTGAGATTAAGTCATCTACATTAAAAGATGATTAATTCAAGCCACTCACTGCATGGGTGTAGCAGTTTGCAGCATGCTCATAGCAGGTGGGCTGGTAGCGGCAGTTAGCAGAGGCCCGTCTGTTCATGAACCTGaatcacacacaaagaaacaaaacagtgtTTAACTTCTTATTCTGATTTTGTCCAAATCAAAACAAACTAGTTTGCGGAAATGTTGATTCAGGGCTGAGTgtccagactttgtttttttagagcgtCAGCATGTTTTTCAATTGTTCCCACTGAAGAGAGAGGGTATGCCAATCCTTTGGTTGATGCtcatgctaaaaaaaacattgccaaACAATCAGCAGAGCAAATAGACGATAAAGAATAAAGGGGCGATGGTAGTGTATCATACTATGGAAGTTCGAGTGATAATATGTTGTCAAGACATTTTTATCATCAGAAACAAAACCCAAACGCTCTGGGATGAAGCTCTCTTCTTCCCTGCCTGTGCTGTTCTGCCAGAGAAAAACACCACATGGACACACCCCACGGATGTTAACTATATTACAGTGCTGCTTAATACTCAAGCTAAAACAATTAGTAGatggacagaaaaataactggCAACTATTTAGTTAATCGTCtcattgttttagtcattttcaagCAGAAACAGTGAAACAATTCCAATTCTCTCTGATTCCAGCATCTCAAATAAGagtatttatttcctttttttgatcatatatCATTGTAAACTTAATATTTCGGGGTATTTGGACTCTAGAgtgaacaaaacaagacactgtcatgtcatgtttggcTCTGAAGTTATGATGCCGACTTTAACAGACAGGTTAATCAATCACAAAAATGATCAGTAGTTGAAGCCCTACTTAACAgcataaagtaaataaactaTCAAGGgtaaaagtattttatactgTGTATAACATGTAATGGACAGAGAGCAGCCAAGTCACATTAATCACAAGACAAAGATAAGAGCAAGCTTATaacagtgtaaataaaaaaattctgaaaaagtAGATTACATGTGTTAAAGTtcaataatattataaataagaaTAGATAAAATGTACAGTATGAATGCAGTGTAAATGCCAGAGTAAATCAGAGCATTGCACAGATgaataactaaactaaaagcGACAAATCATTTTATAACTGATAAGCTTTAAAAcaatgataaccaataactctgcctttcactgtaactgtttttgcatgcgttttgtctgtgctgttttgtgttttctctgtactctcgacattaTTGTAAAATGAGGGGTTGCTTTCAaagattcctcgagaaaatatataaaggacaaatgaaaataaagctgGGAGCAGAGAATGAGCAGCAGTTTTCCTTGATTCAATTTCATCCATCATTTTctgtaacacattttaaattccTTTGTTCATGTGACACAGCTTAATAACTTTAACCATCATGTAACTCCATTTGAAAGGAAAACCGGTTGATAATAATGGACATGAATGCCGAGGAAACGTTAACTAACATTACATTAATATGGGTGTGTAACATCAAGCAATCACtgccaaaacatatttttagtgAGATTTTATAGATTTCACAAACCTCTGAAAGCTGTTCACTCTCTTCATTTCAGTGCCTTATTCACCACAGGGAgcaaaggggagaaaaaaaatcagcgaACGCCAGCAAACAAAAGAGCTACAAAGCCCCAAAAGCTTTACAAAAGgaagaataaaacaataaagtgtCCTGACAAACCAAAGGAAACGGAAGGCCTAGCATTAGCTAGTCAGCTAGCGTTTTGCTACTCATTAGCTAACTTTCACTACAGCTACAAGGCACCAGCAGCATCACTCCCGCTACAAAGGCAccattttagtctttttcttaaaaccattctgacacaaatactGGCTCACTGTCTCTTCTTTAAGCTACAGATATCCATAAGCACCAGCGGCAGCCAGGACAAACCGAAAAAAAGCCCCCCGCTAAGCACGCAGCTCCGCCGGTCAGTGACAGGCTGCTCCCCGCTGAGCCGCTCAACTCAAAATATGATTTTCTGTTTGTGCCCCGCCGCCCAACCGGTGGTGAGATGTTGAGTGACAGCGGCGTGGGCCAATGAGAAGCGAGACGACCGGCACACTAGCCAATCAGGTGTTATTTAGGCGGGGTTTCCTCAGGAGCATTCTGGATATGTAAATATCAAAGATTGAGGATTTTTaatttatgattatttatttgttttaccggaaaacatacaaataaacatttagATGGATACTGTTTGGTTTCTAGTTTATTTTCTATAATACGTGTTcatcttttctgtgtcttttaagaagtgatttctgtttgttttttcactttaaataatatttttttcataatgtgtACAAGGCCAGATGGAAAAATATTGAACAAACAATGGGAAAAGGACTTTCAGTCACTGCGTTGATTGGTGATCCATTATTACACAAATACCTTACTGATCAAGATAATCCATGGATCACTAACTCATTAAAGCTTTTGACCGATGTattaaaacagttaaattaaaaaagacattaaaaatctTGAAATGGTTTGCTCATGACCCACAATTTACACCAAGTCAACACGACCATAGATTCAAGGAATGGACCTCCTTAGGGCTTACAACATACTATTCACTAATAAGTAAAGGTACGTTCAGAAGTTTCCAAGATCTCAAAGATAAATTTGGTCTACAGAGCCGTGTCACGTGTTACAGAGCCGTTTTGTGTCTCAAAATGTGCCACACACGTGTCACATTTTGAGTGTAAGATATATGCAATGCAATacagaaaaatggaaatattcgcATGAAAATGTAACTGTGAACCAGGAGCCTTGTTGAAGGATGTTTTATCTTTCTTCATCGGTTGTGAATCTCATATTCCTGCCACTTTTTGTCAAATCTGGTTATATTTCCCTTTTTGAAATCAAAATTATTGCCATAGATGAAATCAGTGGCTGCTGGATATTGGTAGGGACATTTCTAGGCTTTACGTACGGTTTCACAGCATGTTCTGTGAAACAAAACATGTTCTtgttaagcacacacacattatgtaAGAAGTTCCTCTCTGATGGAGGATGCAGCACAAACCACACTGATTGTGTCAACAGCTTGCACTCCCGCTGAAGAGAAACTAGCCGAAGCTTTGATTCTAATTTATCTTTTAATGCAGTTAAAGCTTAACCATTTcactgattgtttttttattaacagaACGACACCAACAGACTGTGTTCTGTTGCAAGCATCACACACATGGACACGTGTAAATGTGCTGGTACAGCAAGAGTTATTGTACGTCTGATGTTGCAGCAGACAAAGTGACACAGTCAGACACAGTGTCACAGCTCAGTTACATAACAGCACTGTAACTTGATCAGTGACTCTGAGATATAACAGAGGCTTTATGTAAGACCAAAGTGCGATCCTCGAGCTTAATGAAGTTCATGCAGTACACTTTGTTATTGCAAGAAGGCAACTAGAGAGCATGTTGTCTTCTACTACACATCTGCATCTTTCTTTCAGCACATAAACAGGAATAAAGTCTTACAGAGATACCTTTCATAGAGGAATGGCGTACTGGCCTGTAAATAAAGGTATCTGGGCCTTTGTGGTACACGTAACTGTACCAGTGAGAGCAGAGATCGGGATTGATCCAGACAAAGAGAGAGCTCTTTGTCTGGttgggttttttaaaaaggacattaGCACCAACAGTAGGGCAATGCCAGAGGCCAAATGTCAGGGGACAGTGTCTCCTTGTTTCTGGCTCCAGTCTGCTTTTTCCCTACGCTGCTACGCTAACACCTCTAATGTGATACAGACCTGAGAGGTGCAGGTTTGGCAGCATGACACGGAGGCTCAGGAGATCTTTCTGTCCTGGCTGTAAACAACCCCCGTCAGCGTCTGACGCACTCGTCACCGAGCCTGTTTGTAGGTAGATGGTGTTTCCGTGGTGTTTAACCTGCTCTCTCACATCACACACGCAGCTGTATCACCAAACCAACTCCTGTCTCTTTATGTTCAGTTCAGAGTAAAGATTTGACTTCAAGCTGCACTTTTAGACAATATTTTAATGGTCAAATGGAGGAGTTGGGTTATAGTAGTGATTGAGGTCAGGGGACATTATTTAGGTCATGGTTAGAGTGGATTACTCTAAAGCCTGAACACATCCACCGTCCACCaacacaggtgttttcacttatttttgGCAGATTCTAACATTGTCTATACTATACTGAGCACAAAAAGTGCTCCACTGAttgggtggtccgtagcgtagtgggttacacaggcgccccatgtatagaggctacagtcctcgctgctgtggagccgggttcgaatccggcctgagctccctttaccgcatgtcctcccctctgtcaccccctttctatctgtctctcactttcaataaagcatgtaaaaatgccaaaaaaataatctaaaaaaaaaaaaaaaaaagtgctccaCTGATTCAAGATTGCATCCTAATCCTAAAGCATTTTCCATTTCCCCAGCTGGGAAGTCGTTCTTCTGACTTCGGTGTGTTAATTAGCTTTAAGTTGGGGCAACAACATGGAAGATACAGAGaagtgtgttgtattttattactatttCCAGTATACAACAGGTAAGAGCAAAGGAAATGGTAATTGTTTGTTGTTGACTTTAGGGGGATTTCAAGATCAATTTCCAAGTCAGACATCAATTTGTCTGATTATTCCAGCAGAGCATGAATGCGTCTTAAACGccctatcttgcaatgttaacaaaagtgaaaaataatatgTTTTCCTGCCCTTAAATCCGCTCCATAATTGTTTAAGTTCTTGGCCCAAGCTACAAACTTCAACCAAGTTTTATGAAAATTCGGTCAGTATTTGTCTGTAATCCTTGCAGCATGAATATATGAAATCCTACAAAATGTGACATATGGCGTGCACTGTTTTCAACACATTATTAACACATCACATCTGCTGTGGGTACACAATGTTGCGATCTTTTACAAATCAGTTTTTAATGCTGTAAAATGGTTAGATGCCACAACCACTTCTTTAGGGTTAGGAAAAAAGAATGAGGTTAGGCCAGCATGGTTACATTGTAACTTGGgtctctgagtgaagagacTATCTCTCCAGCTACTATGTACAtatgaaatacagtcatggaaaaaatattagaccacccatgtTTTCTCTaacttattgttcattttaatgcctggcacaactaaaggtacatttgtttggacaaatatgataacaataaaaaatagctcatacaagtttaatttaagagctgatatcaagtaattttccatggttttcttgataatgaatttggttatcattatatttgtcaaaacaaatgtacatttagttgtaccaggcattaaaaag
This region includes:
- the mmd gene encoding monocyte to macrophage differentiation factor gives rise to the protein MKRVNSFQRFMNRRASANCRYQPTCYEHAANCYTHALLIVPAFVGMALLHRLSDDGWERITAWVYGMGLCALFLVSTVFHIITWKKSHMRSMEHCFHMCDRVVIYFFIAASYTPWLNLRELGPLAAHMRWFVWFMAAAGTVYVFNYHEKYKVVELAFYLTMGFFPASVVTSMSNTEGLQELACGGLIYCLGVFFFKSDGIIPFAHAIWHVFVALAAAVHYYAIWKYLYKAPSADTLLQS